The Silurus meridionalis isolate SWU-2019-XX chromosome 16, ASM1480568v1, whole genome shotgun sequence genome has a segment encoding these proteins:
- the LOC124398913 gene encoding urokinase plasminogen activator surface receptor-like isoform X1, with amino-acid sequence MKFSIVLLFSCILVPEVLMLTCQQCTSTINKPCPSTPVNCSNVCSSTTGSIYISTLNATIVGTVQNCTTPDMCVNGSLNLGLTNTVVNTQCCSTDFCNNQTLPVPSQQLPNGMSCYTCINNTCSGTIQCVGDQNYCVSVNTDLGENNVLVQAGCTTKSVCDAFTLFGTQLVANSTVKCCQGNLCNDAKSLTLSFLPMIIPLLCSIIFY; translated from the exons ATGAAGTTCTCCATTGTACTGCTGTTCTCCTGTATACTCGTCCCTGAAG tGCTGATGTTAACGTGTCAGCAGTGCACTTCGACAATCAATAAACCATGTCCAAGTACGCcggtaaactgttcaaatgtgtGTTCCAGTACTACTGGTTCTATCTACATAA GTACTTTGAATGCGACAATTGTTGGTACTGTACAGAACTGCACAACACcagacatgtgtgtgaatggaaGCCTGAATTTGGGATTAACAAACACAGTTGTAAATACCCAATGCTGCAGCACGGATTTCTGCAACAACCAAACACTACCAG TTCCTTCACAGCAGTTACCCAACGGCATGTCCTGCTACACCTGCATCAATAATACCTGCTCAGGAACTATCCAATGTGTAGGGGATCAGAATTATTGCGTTTCTGTGAACACAG ATTTAGGAGAAAACAATGTCTTGGTTCAGGCAGGATGCACAACCAAGAGCGTCTGTGATGCCTTTACATTATTTGGCACTCAGCTAGTTGCCAATTCGACTGTAAAATGCTGTCAGGGGAACCTGTGTAACGATGCTAAGAGCTTAACACTGAGCTTCCTCCCCATGATCATCCCTCTGCTCTGCTCCATCATCTTCTACTGa
- the LOC124398913 gene encoding urokinase plasminogen activator surface receptor-like isoform X2 has translation MKFSIVLLLSCMLVPEVLMLTCQQCTSTINKPCPSTPVNCSNVCSSTTGSIYISTLNATIVGTVQNCTTPDMCVNGSLNLGLTNTVVNTQCCSTDFCNNQTLPVPSQQLPNGMSCYTCINNTCSGTIQCVGDQNYCVSVNTDLGENNVLVQAGCTTKSVCDAFTLFGTQLVANSTVKCCQGNLCNDAKSLTLSFLPMIIPLLCSIIFY, from the exons tGCTGATGTTAACGTGTCAGCAGTGCACTTCGACAATCAATAAACCATGTCCAAGTACGCcggtaaactgttcaaatgtgtGTTCCAGTACTACTGGTTCTATCTACATAA GTACTTTGAATGCGACAATTGTTGGTACTGTACAGAACTGCACAACACcagacatgtgtgtgaatggaaGCCTGAATTTGGGATTAACAAACACAGTTGTAAATACCCAATGCTGCAGCACGGATTTCTGCAACAACCAAACACTACCAG TTCCTTCACAGCAGTTACCCAACGGCATGTCCTGCTACACCTGCATCAATAATACCTGCTCAGGAACTATCCAATGTGTAGGGGATCAGAATTATTGCGTTTCTGTGAACACAG ATTTAGGAGAAAACAATGTCTTGGTTCAGGCAGGATGCACAACCAAGAGCGTCTGTGATGCCTTTACATTATTTGGCACTCAGCTAGTTGCCAATTCGACTGTAAAATGCTGTCAGGGGAACCTGTGTAACGATGCTAAGAGCTTAACACTGAGCTTCCTCCCCATGATCATCCCTCTGCTCTGCTCCATCATCTTCTACTGa
- the LOC124398607 gene encoding uncharacterized protein LOC124398607, with the protein MKFSIVLLFSCILVPEVLMLTCQQCISVNNSSCPSTPVNCSNVCSSATVFSYSSTSNATTVLTLQNCTTPDMCVNGSLNLGSSNTVLNTQCCSTDFCNNQTLPVPSQQLPNDLSCYTCINNNCSATMQCVGDQNYCISINIASGNNVSTQAGCTTKSFCDAAALFNQLFANSTLNCCQGNLCNDAKMLTLSFLPMIIPLLCSIIFYFSIVLLFSCILVPEVLMLTCQQCISTINSPCPSTPLNCSNVCSSTTFSPFSSVVTVQNCTTLGFCLNGSLNLGSSNLLLNTQCCSTDFCNNQTLPVSPQQLPNGMSCYTCNNNNCSATMQCVGDQNYCASVNTSTTLWNNVSTLAGCTTKSVCDVAALLSIQINANATVKCCQGNLCNDAKSLTLSFLPIIIPLLCSIIFY; encoded by the exons ATGAAGTTCTCCATTGTACTGCTGTTCTCCTGTATACTCGTCCCTGAAG tgCTGATGTTAACGTGTCAGCAGTGCATTTCAGTTAACAATTCATCATGTCCAAGTACGCcggtaaactgttcaaatgtgtGTTCCAGTGCCACTGTTTTCTCCTACTCAA GTACTTCGAATGCGACAACTGTTCTTACTCTACAGAACTGCACAACACCAgacatgtgtgtaaatggaaGCCTGAATTTGGGATCATCAAACACAGTATTAAATAcccaatgctgcagcactgATTTCTGCAACAACCAAACACTACCAG TTCCTTCACAGCAGTTACCCAACGACCTTTCCTGCTACACCTGCATCAATAATAACTGCTCAGCAACTATGCAGTGTGTGGGGGATCAGAATTATTGCATCTCTATAAACATAG CTTCAGGGAACAATGTCTCGACTCAGGCAGGATGCACAACCAAGAGCTTCTGTGATGCCGCTGCATTATTCAATCAGCTATTTGCTAATTCGACTTTAAATTGCTGTCAGGGGAACCTGTGTAACGATGCTAAGATGCTAACATTGAGCTTCCTCCCCATGATCATCCCTCTGCTCTGCTCCATCATCTTCTAC TTCTCCATTGTACTGCTGTTCTCCTGTATACTCGTCCCTGAAG tGCTGATGCTAACATGTCAGCAGTGCATTTCGACAATCAATTCACCATGTCCAAGTACGCCgttaaactgttcaaatgtgtGTTCCAGTACCACTTTTTCCCCCTTCTCAA GTGTTGTTACTGTACAGAACTGCACAACACTAGGCTTTTGTTTAAATGGAAGCCTGAATTTGGGATCATCAAACTTACTTTTAAATAcccaatgctgcagcactgATTTCTGCAACAACCAAACACTACCAG TTTCTCCACAGCAGTTACCCAACGGCATGTCCTGCTACACCTGCAACAATAATAACTGCTCAGCAACTATGCAGTGTGTGGGGGATCAGAATTATTGCGCCTCTGTGAACACAAGCACAA CATTATGGAACAATGTCTCGACTCTGGCAGGATGCACAACCAAGAGCGTCTGTGATGTCGCTGCATTATTAAGCATACAGATAAATGCTAATGCGACTGTAAAATGCTGTCAGGGGAACCTGTGTAACGATGCTAAGAGCTTAACACTGAGCTTCCTCCCCATAATCATCCCTCTGCTCTGCTCCATCATCTTCTACTga
- the LOC124398911 gene encoding protein RoBo-1-like isoform X3 gives MPSFCTSTLQSIITKLDIVFYLIHFQNFSNLTTMKLQLVLLLLICMPVSDVLSITCQECISFGVTSCTSTQVNCSDQCATASVSLYTGTTQVINVSMQTCSRPNMCFNGSLNTGTMNIINYGKCCSTDLCNNETLPGPPQSPNGLLCYTCDPHGCSRTLNCMGDQNLCISTTVQHEMKPMSSAYPEMSACIRISKHDRNGIM, from the exons ATGCCCTCCTTCTGCACATCCACCCTTCAGTCCATTATTACTAAACTGGACATTGTGTTTTACCTGATTCATTTTCAAAACTTCTCCAATCTCACAACAATGAAGCTCCAGCTTGTATTGCTGCTTCTCATCTGTATGCCTGTCTCAGACG tgctgtCGATAACATGTCAGGAGTGCATTTCGTTTGGAGTTACATCATGCACAAGTACGCAGGTAAACTGTTCAGATCAGTGTGCCACTGCCTCTGTTTCCTTGTATACAG GTACTACACAGGTAATAAATGTGAGTATGCAAACTTGCAGCAGGCCAAACATGTGTTTCAATGGAAGTTTAAACACAGGAACAATGAACATTATCAACTACGGCAAATGCTGCAGCACTGATCTCTGCAACAACGAAACACTTCCAG GACCACCACAGTCTCCCAATGGCCTGTTGTGCTACACATGTGACCCTCATGGCTGCTCAAGAACACTGAACTGTATGGGAGATCAAAACTTGTGCATTTCTACCACAG TTCAACATGAAATGAAACCCATGTCCAGTGCGTATCCAGAAATGTCTGCTTGCATCAGGATCAGCAAACATGACAGAAATGGGATTATGTAA
- the LOC124398911 gene encoding ly6/PLAUR domain-containing protein 5-like isoform X1 — MPSFCTSTLQSIITKLDIVFYLIHFQNFSNLTTMKLQLVLLLLICMPVSDVLSITCQECISFGVTSCTSTQVNCSDQCATASVSLYTGTTQVINVSMQTCSRPNMCFNGSLNTGTMNIINYGKCCSTDLCNNETLPGPPQSPNGLLCYTCDPHGCSRTLNCMGDQNLCISTTVQQGYGQMIIKGCASKSICNMTRPNFYGLVAGNVQCCQGNLCNNAESFTLSFLLMLVPLLSSILLH; from the exons ATGCCCTCCTTCTGCACATCCACCCTTCAGTCCATTATTACTAAACTGGACATTGTGTTTTACCTGATTCATTTTCAAAACTTCTCCAATCTCACAACAATGAAGCTCCAGCTTGTATTGCTGCTTCTCATCTGTATGCCTGTCTCAGACG tgctgtCGATAACATGTCAGGAGTGCATTTCGTTTGGAGTTACATCATGCACAAGTACGCAGGTAAACTGTTCAGATCAGTGTGCCACTGCCTCTGTTTCCTTGTATACAG GTACTACACAGGTAATAAATGTGAGTATGCAAACTTGCAGCAGGCCAAACATGTGTTTCAATGGAAGTTTAAACACAGGAACAATGAACATTATCAACTACGGCAAATGCTGCAGCACTGATCTCTGCAACAACGAAACACTTCCAG GACCACCACAGTCTCCCAATGGCCTGTTGTGCTACACATGTGACCCTCATGGCTGCTCAAGAACACTGAACTGTATGGGAGATCAAAACTTGTGCATTTCTACCACAG TTCAACAAGGGTATGGTCAGATGATTATAAAAGGATGTGCATCCAAAAGCATTTGTAATATGACCAGACCAAACTTTTATGGACTTGTGGCAGGGAATGTGCAGTGCTGTCAGGGGAACCTGTGCAACAATGCTGAGAGCTTCACACTGAGCTTCCTCCTCATGCTCGTCCCTCTGCTCTCCTCTATCCTCTTACACTGA
- the LOC124398911 gene encoding protein RoBo-1-like isoform X2 — MPSFCTSTLQSIITKLDIVFYLIHFQNFSNLTTMKLQLVLLLLICMPVSDVLSITCQECISFGVTSCTSTQVNCSDQCATASVSLYTGTTQVINVSMQTCSRPNMCFNGSLNTGTMNIINYGKCCSTDLCNNETLPGPPQSPNGLLCYTCDPHGCSRTLNCMGDQNLCISTTGYLEVQQMSCEKVFGLIHFSRGHTDVHQPCT, encoded by the exons ATGCCCTCCTTCTGCACATCCACCCTTCAGTCCATTATTACTAAACTGGACATTGTGTTTTACCTGATTCATTTTCAAAACTTCTCCAATCTCACAACAATGAAGCTCCAGCTTGTATTGCTGCTTCTCATCTGTATGCCTGTCTCAGACG tgctgtCGATAACATGTCAGGAGTGCATTTCGTTTGGAGTTACATCATGCACAAGTACGCAGGTAAACTGTTCAGATCAGTGTGCCACTGCCTCTGTTTCCTTGTATACAG GTACTACACAGGTAATAAATGTGAGTATGCAAACTTGCAGCAGGCCAAACATGTGTTTCAATGGAAGTTTAAACACAGGAACAATGAACATTATCAACTACGGCAAATGCTGCAGCACTGATCTCTGCAACAACGAAACACTTCCAG GACCACCACAGTCTCCCAATGGCCTGTTGTGCTACACATGTGACCCTCATGGCTGCTCAAGAACACTGAACTGTATGGGAGATCAAAACTTGTGCATTTCTACCACAG GATATTTGGAGGTCCAACAAATGTcctgtgaaaaagtatttggatTGATACACTTCTCACGTGGTCACACAGACGTTCACCAACCCTGCACATGA
- the LOC124398911 gene encoding urokinase plasminogen activator surface receptor-like isoform X4, protein MSGVHFVWSYIMHKYAGTTQVINVSMQTCSRPNMCFNGSLNTGTMNIINYGKCCSTDLCNNETLPGPPQSPNGLLCYTCDPHGCSRTLNCMGDQNLCISTTVQQGYGQMIIKGCASKSICNMTRPNFYGLVAGNVQCCQGNLCNNAESFTLSFLLMLVPLLSSILLH, encoded by the exons ATGTCAGGAGTGCATTTCGTTTGGAGTTACATCATGCACAAGTACGCAG GTACTACACAGGTAATAAATGTGAGTATGCAAACTTGCAGCAGGCCAAACATGTGTTTCAATGGAAGTTTAAACACAGGAACAATGAACATTATCAACTACGGCAAATGCTGCAGCACTGATCTCTGCAACAACGAAACACTTCCAG GACCACCACAGTCTCCCAATGGCCTGTTGTGCTACACATGTGACCCTCATGGCTGCTCAAGAACACTGAACTGTATGGGAGATCAAAACTTGTGCATTTCTACCACAG TTCAACAAGGGTATGGTCAGATGATTATAAAAGGATGTGCATCCAAAAGCATTTGTAATATGACCAGACCAAACTTTTATGGACTTGTGGCAGGGAATGTGCAGTGCTGTCAGGGGAACCTGTGCAACAATGCTGAGAGCTTCACACTGAGCTTCCTCCTCATGCTCGTCCCTCTGCTCTCCTCTATCCTCTTACACTGA
- the LOC124399055 gene encoding urokinase plasminogen activator surface receptor-like, which produces MMTQVTLLLICMLFPQAWSLNCYECVLGITNCQEKSCPDKCLTATTSVYVDNTKISDVNIQSCSTADSCISGSMNLGKMKVTNNGKCCSTPLCNTEKLPALQRQSVNGRMCYTCDDKGCYGTVNCEGDEDRCISLTVQQGSNALSMKGCVSKSFCVASGSASTPGLGVSNIQCCDGNLCNGAESYKLSFLLMLVPLLSSILF; this is translated from the exons ATGATGACTCAAGTTACTCTTCTGCTCATCTGCATGCTTTTCCCCCAAG caTGGTCTCTGAATTGTTATGAGTGTGTGCTAGGAATAACAAATTGTCAAGAGAAATCTTGCCCTGATAAGTGTCTCACTGCGACCACTTCTGTCTACGTGG ACAATACAAAGATCTCAGATGTTAATATACAGAGTTGCAGCACAGCAGATTCGTGTATAAGCGGAAGTATGAACCTGGGAAAGATGAAAGTAACCAACAACGGCAAATGCTGCAGTACCCCTCTCTGCAACACTGAAAAACTTCCAG CTCTTCAGAGGCAGTCTGTCAATGGGAGAATGTGTTACACCTGCGATGATAAAGGCTGCTATGGAACAGTGAACTGTGAAGGAGACGAAGACCGCTGCATCAGTTTAACAG TTCAACAAGGGAGCAATGCTTTGTCAATGAAAGGATGCGTATCCAAGAGCTTCTGTGTTGCTTCTGGATCAGCAAGTACACCAGGATTGGGTGTATCAAACATTCAGTGTTGTGATGGGAACCTGTGTAATGGTGCTGAGAGCTACAAATTGAGTTTCCTCCTGATGCTTGTTCCTCTGCTCTCTTCCATTCTCTTCTAA